AATCGGAGTACGGGTGGCGGCCACGATCACAACATCGTGTCTTTTGCCGGACGTCGAATAATATGCACGGCCTCCGATAGCGCGGCTAGCAAACTAGAACGAATGATAAGAGTTGAGAGTGTTTTCCGCAGGTGATTACATAAAATCGAACTCAAGCTTAGTAAGAACAACACACTACGCTGGTACGTAATACCTGTGCGCATAGCAACGAATAGGCTGCTTTGGCATGGAAATCATCACCACAAAAACCGGTACTGGGCCGAACTTACCTGGGCAAGCTTGAGAACCATTACGTTTGCAAGGTTTCCGACGAAAATCGTGTACAGCTTCTTCCGACTGAAGATCACCCGAGAATGCTACGGCCGCGGTGCTTGATTAGGTTAATTTGTGTCCCGTCCAGAGATAGTGCGTGTGCTACCAAGGCGACGTAACTGCGATTGAAGACGATGCGGCACACGTACAATGTGGCAACAATGTTGCTCTCAGGGTCGTCAAACTCGCCAACAATGTTTGTGTTTAGTGTTGCTCTATCGCTCAATGTGCTCGTTTGAGCCCCACAGCTGGACACACAGGGAACATCCACGTCCAGCTCAGGTTTACCTCTAACCCAGTGGCCACCTGTCTGAAAATCTAATagctttgtttaatttatttctttcactATATCATCATGAAGTTTGACATGTCTGGCACATTTCGGTACGGGTGTAGTGGTAACGAGTCAACATGTAAATTCAGTTCACGAAATGTATTGAATTGAATAATTTGTGTAGAATACACTTTTATCCTAATAATCGATTAAATTATaacgaagcgaaacaaaacgtCCTAAATGTTGGGccgtttcgtttcattcattGTTAAATGTTCGGAACCTGACACGATTTGCAGAGTGAACTCTCGTGAATTGCTTGTTATTAGTATCTTTGAGCCACTCGGCTACACGCTAGATCAAATAAATGTATGTCTGGTTAAATACGTGCAATACCACGCATAGCAAATGTAAATGGATATCCCCACTATTGACGCACATGGTAGAGTTTTCTGCATCCTTTAGCTTATTACTTCTTTCGTCCACCACGTTCCTTCAGCTGCAGTGCAACCGTTACACCATTCTGCAGATTGTAGTAGGCGATGGTGTTATTATCCTTGAAGAACATACCCTGCAAAGGTGAAATAGGAAAAAACCGATTAAAATACATTCTCTGCACACAACGTGTTCCATCCACCCAAAGCCACTTACATCGTAGAAAATTTTCTGCTTCGCCGGCGGCATGCCCGTTTCCGTTTGTACCTTCGCTTTAATCGAGCTGACCGTATCGGTCAGATTGATCGACAGTGACAGGATCTGCCCATTAAGCTTCCAATCGTTCTTCTCGGTCATGTTCGGACACTGCACCTGTACGGTGATCGGACCGGCTGCATTGTGCCGCTGCAGGAATACGCTTTCCTCAATCAGATTATCCTCGGTGCGTGATTTTTTACTGGGAGGTTCATCCATTGCAGGTGCGATATCGTGACCCaccagctgctgttgctgcgcaTCCGGTAGGACCGGCGCACCACCGGCAGTTGGCATTTGTGGAGCCGCATGCGGTGCCAACGGTGGTACGTACGTACCGACCGCGAACGGTGGCGGTCCcatggccatcatcatcatcggcggAACCGGTGGGGGAATGGGATGGGGTGGCATTTGAGGCATGCCTTTCTGCGACTGCATCTGGGCAAGCTGTGCTTGCGATGCCAACTGTggattttgctgctgctggtgctggtgctgctgctgatgatgatggtgatggtgctgatgctgatgatgttgctgctgttgatggtgctgctgctgctgatggtgctgctgctgctgatggtgttgttgttgctgatgctgatgctgctgctgttgttgttgatgttgttgattgGACTTGGAAGGTGCGGACATCGTGCCGGGTATTGGTTTCGGGCCAATCTTTTCCTTCTCCTCATCGGGTATCAACCCCTTCACCTTGTGGATCTGATGGATTTGTGCCTCGAGAGTAATATTTGCACGTGCGGCCCGTGTCGCCGCTTCCACGCTCGATGTGTGCCCGTCCCAAGTGACACGGTCGTCCTTGCGCGGTTCCTCCTCGCCCAGCTTCTTACCGATGGCCGCTTCCTCGTCACCGACACCGAAAATATCGGTACGCCGTTCCGCAAGCTGTTTCAGGCTAGCCTCGATTGCAGCACCAGGTGCGTACACATTTTCCTGGGCCACCTTTTCGATGTGTTTGTCGCGCTGCTCGACCCAGCGTGGATCAAGCAAACCGATGCGCATATGTTCGGCCACCTTCGCCGCAGGAATCTTTTCACCCGTAATGGGCGAAATAAGATAATCGTCCGCAGCGGCCGGTACTGGTTTTTGCACCTTCTGCGACTGCTTCGGATCGTACTTCTTCACAATGACCTTGTCGTGCGTTGGTGGCGCAACCGGAGTCGGCAGAGATTTGGTACGTTCGCCATCCTCATCGCCCGAGGTGGACGACTCGTCCATGTCCTGTACCTGGGTATTATCCTTCTGCTGCTTACCGACTAGATTTTCCATCTGCGATAGCTTCACCTGTCCATTGCCCTCTGTACCACCACGATGCGGTTCATCGTCACTGTCGTCATTATCCGACTCGATCTGCATCTCGATGTCGTGGTCTTCCTCGTTCATGCGCTCCTCCATCAGCACACGCGCACCGACCTCGTCCGGCGTTGTTGGTGGAGGAAAGTTGCCTGATTCGTACGGTTGATAATCTACCACCTCCACCACGACAAAATCGTGCCAATCGATCTGTGCGTACGCGATACGCTCCCGCTCAACCTTCTCTTCTTCGCGGCGACTTTGCATTTCTTGGTGCTTCATCCAATTCGCGCGATACTTGACCTGCTCCAGCACCACGTTCATGCTGCTGCGCCCGGGCGCACTTTCCACCTTCAGCTTGTTCATCAAATCCTTCGGCGGCACCAGTATCTTTGTGTACTGCTCGAGCAGCTTAGTAAAATACTGGAAAAGTGAGTGCTGCGGTCGAAGAAAATCAAACTGGCAGTTCCGTTGCTCACGGTTCATCAGGTTGGTCAGAAATAGGCGCCCATTACGTGCAACGAACTGAGCCGTCAGCTTGACGATATCTAAATCGAGCGCCGATATCGAGGGCGGATCCGCAATGAACTCAAACTCCGGTGGCGGATCTTTTGGCACGAACTGCTGCTCGGTAACGGCTTTCAGTAGCTcctgctgcttctgttgcgTGGCACTAGGTACCTGTGCCTTTTGCAACCCACCTGACGCCGCCCCTGGCCCTGTGGACGAATTGTCGGTGCGACCTTCCCGTATCTCCTGCACCTTGTGCTGATAGTACGCATGGTACGGATCACCGGGACTGAGGAAGTTAAACTTTGGATTACCGAGCTCGTTCTGTCGGATGCGACTTTCGAATTCCGGACCATTGCGGGCAACGAAACTGGCCGTCTTGTCGACGATATCtagcaaagaaaaagaaacaagcatAGTACAGTACAGTGACGTGCTTCCACAAATTAGCGCACAAAACTATACTTACTTCGCACTTCCGGTGGTGGGTAAATGATTCCGACAATGGGTCCCGAAAGCGTTGGTGTCGGCTTCTCCACGTCGACCTCCTTTTCCGTACCATTGTTTTGTACTTCAGCCATATTTCACAATATATTCTGTTAATGTAGTGAAAATTACAAGCAAAATACCGCAAAGCCAAGCTTGTTTTTCCCCTTGCTACAGTGACAGCTGTCAAGCAGCGAGTGGCTGTGTTGACGGATTGGAAAAAGCGaccagtgttgccagcaaaGATGAACGGTGGTTAGCCGGTTTGAAAGGCAGCATTTTTCCCTTGATGCACAAGAGCAATAgtgtttgggttttatttttatttcagtcAAACGGACTATATTTGCAAGCGCAACTTTATAACATAGCGTACCATTTTATTGCCTATCGTTTCTTGTACAAGCATGGCTTCAAGCTAAACTGTTTGATGTTCGTCGAACCCTTCAATACGGTGCGCTCCTTTTTGAAATTAAAGAAGTAAAATAAGCTGTGCTTTAGGTCCTTGTTTTCTAAAGCAAAGCCACACTTCTTCACATTGCTGATAAACATGTTTACGTTTTCAAAGCGCGAAGAAACTTCCGCAATTTTCATGATACCtctgaaaataaacaaaagtaaaCGAACAGCGTTATTTTTTCAGCACTCCGAGAACAGATgggtttttccttcgcttacCCATCTTTGAGAACCCGGTTTGCTTCCAGAAAAAAATCAGCAAGGTTAGTGCCCATGAGCGAAAGGCAAAATATTACCACATTCACGAAATTGCCCTCGAGCGGAGTTTTCGCCATGTCACAGGCGATCACACTGCTGTTGTTGGCTACCAAATCAAGCGAATATACCTTGTGGGGTACGGATGCCGCCAGTTTGGCTTCCCCACATCCGAAGTCAGCTATAATCATGTTTTTTGGGCTGTAAGGTGTTTGGaacaatattaacaaaaaataatctacTTGGCAAACGTGCTTGCAAGGCAACTTACAGCTTTAGGATACATTTGATCATACGAGTTAGCGGATTCATCGGCCATTGCTCTACCTGCTGGCGATATCCTTCGTGATAAGCGTCAAAGGAGGCCGGATCTTCGTGAAACAGTTTCTTCGCTTCTTCGCCCGGCATTTTGTACAGCTGCTCGTTGATGAAACGGAACCGGGATCCCTTCAGACGATCAGTTAACTTATCCTTTAAGGTTTTACCATTTTCGCTTGCATGTTTAGAAGGCGTTTTCTGTTCTTTGCTATTGAACTTTGCACGTTGATTGATACCATTCGAACAATCCTTTGAAGGTTTGTCTTCCTGTTTCGCAGTTCCGTTTGTTTTCACCGTTTCATTCGCCTTAAGCTGCTTGCTGGGTATTTTACTGCCATTTGCAGCTACATTGTCTTCGGCTTTTCTCTTAGCACCTTGCAGCTTGTTACTCTTCAGCAGTACCGACCATCCGGTAGGTTTTATGATTTCATTCTTCACCTTATGAGGTGTCTCGCTTTCTAAGTTCTGTGTTTGTGAGCGAGATTTgtcttttttctgctttttggCTTTCTGTGGGATAAAAAGAGAGTGCCAACCCTTCAAATCTGGGGACCCAGTTCTTCAAGGCATCTGACTTACCCAGTTCTTAGAGAAACGAAAATTCGTTCCAATCGTTGGTAATTTATCTTCCCATTCGCAATCTTTGAACAGTTTGCTCATGATGGTTGTCCACGGTGTGTAGTACCGAATCTATGCGATGTCTGCCGGCGAACCGAAGAGATTGGAAAAATCCATTCCACGCTTCGATGTAAACAACTCACACGTGCTTTGTTTACGCGTCAACGAATTTGACAGTTGTCGAAGGGTAGGAAAGTAGCTGGACAACTCGTTCAATCATCATACGTGATTTTGAATGAGTCGATGAAAAATTGAACCAAAAATGCATTTCTGCACAGATTATGCAAGaaagaaacatttaatttcttcCAGAAACGATttatcaacatcaacaaatcacattttccaacttttttttcgtgctgtCAAATTATACCACACGTATTGATCTCTCTGCTTTTGACAAAGCTTATGTGGAGAAGAGTACCTCAATCAAAACAAGACGTAAGTCTAGTTCGTGATCACCAACTACTTTTTAACTCCGCCGGTGATATCATAACTTGTGGTTCAGAAATCTAACCCAGTGCAAGTGCAACATCACCTCCGACAAACCACTCTGTACgtttgctattgttttttacttttcaaGCCAACTATGGCAGTAATGATCATAGATTTAAAACGATTGCGGTTCCACAGCACTAAACCCAACCCATCGATGGGGTCTGAAACAGCGGGACAAGGAATACAACAAGTAGAGTTGCCATTCATGCCGGAATACGCCTCCCTGGATACGCGTATTCGTTCTTTTCGAAACTGGAACTACGGTCACATCCAAGATTCGAAGCGTTTGTCGGAAGCCGGTTTCTACTACGCAGGTGTTGAAGACGAGGTGCGCTGTTTCCACTGTGACGGAGGTCTACGGGATTGGCTTGTCACCGACGATCCCTGGCACGAGCATGCCAGGTGCTTTGCGGGTTGCAATTTTCTGCAGCTAGTATTGGGACAAGCGTACATCAGCGAGGTGCTGGTAAATGGTGCTGCAGTCATAGCGAATGGCGGTACACAGCAAGGACCACACACTGGAAATGCAGTTACCAACAGCATGCCTAGAGCAACACATGGCCAGCAGGAACGACAGTACACCGCGTGCGCAGACGTTTCGAATGAATTAACGCATCGATTACGAGAAGAAAATAACCGGCTGAAAGAGGAACGTGAATGTAAAATTTGTTTGACACGCGAAGTAGGAGTTGTGTTTTGTCCCTGTGGCCATTTAGGTAAGCCAATTACGGTGGTATTTTCATCGGTATGTTGGCcgcaaaatgtttattttttctcttcttttcttttcccagTATCCTGCGTGCAGTGTGCCCCGGCTATCTACAACTGCCCTGTGTGTCGTGCCTTAATTACGGGCCGCATCCGTACCTATCTTGCGTAAATAGAACTCGAGTGAAACGAACGCGCATTTTTGTATTGTTAATACAAAATTTTattccaaaaaaaacatgccacGGAAAAAACCTTTACAAGCATTGTATATTATTTTTGTATATAGGGTCATTTATATAAGATTTAATATTTGTAACGTGTTGAACGCGAGATTTTGGTAATAAACATTGTACGCTCTGAGCGTATCAAACTGTTATGAATCGTtgttatttcaattatttgaGGGGATGTAGGGTTCTTAtgatttaccttttttttcttaaaaacagaattaaatttatcaaGAAATAATAGATTAAAATATTACAGTCAATCAGTTGTAAGCTGAACGACCTGTCGTATAAAGTACTAGAGTCGCCAGGCTCCACCGGACGACCCAAACCGTAGAGTTGTTTTAGATCATCCACATGGACAAAGCAGGCCTAAACAGAGAAGGAGATGATGCCTCTTGCACAACGACTGAAGCAATCGAACGGATTTGAAGTCCTGCCGATTAAGTAACGCAACCCTCAGCAAATTTTGGACATACCACAGCTCCTCCGCGTATATGGACAGCCTGAATATTCTGCCTTTAGCGACTAGGTTAGTTCAAAGTATTTCTTCTAACATAGCCAACCCaatggaagcaacaaaaaaaccccagttGACAATCAAAACTTTAGAACGGATGCAGTCCGAGGTTTCGGTCAATTCGCAACGGTCGCAAAAGGAAAGTGAGAACACTTACTTCGTCTTTTATAATAAATCAATCAGCAATCAGTTCATTAGGCTAGCAACACAGAAAGCAACACGGAATTAGACCATATGAAGGTTTCTACCGGCAGTCTGGCCCCGTGAGtctaaattattttaactGTTCTCGATCTTCATAAGTGTTGCCTAAGGACAGTGATGTCAAACTCATACCAGATCGCGAATACTCAAGGATTCGATCACCTAGTTTTAAAACATCATAAGAGATCTGGCGgtaaatagtaaaaaaaaagctattaAAGCGTAAGTAGAGGAAAGTGCAATCCCATCCCCCCGTCATTTTTTACCGGGTTAGTTACTGTAGGGTAAAACACGAGTTTTCTCAActttgtaataatagccaaaaCTGCGTGCTTTCAGGTTCGAATGTATAACGATGACTACTCTCGTTTATTTCTAACAAATACAACTAAGTTCGCTGGTCGACTGTTTAAGTTCGCTGGTCAACGAGTTCGATAGCGTTCCATACCAGTTGCTATAAAAACGCAATAATTCATCTATTCTCTCTCCCGCTCCACAGCGCAATAATTCACTCAACAGTTagtattcaatttaaatttggATGTGATATTGTCTGCTACTTCTCATTAAGCATGTCAATACAATAACGAAGTCCTTTGCATTCCAGTACATTTTGCACTTGgaacaaaacattcaacttacaatatttattaaaattcaaGCAGTTCCGATTGAATATTATAACTACTATAATGTACGAAAACATTTTTTGGTTTATTACAGACCACGTAGGCTAGTAAGATTCTGTttactttaaactatttactAACTTAAACTACTTTCTATCTCACTAAATCTGCTATTTCACAGTGTTTTTCCTATCTTCGAAGGACAATAACATCAAGGTATTACCTAAATTTGAAAACCTATGCATGGCTTGAAATTTTAGCAGCATTTCAAAAACTTATTTGTTAATAACGTTGGCTTTGCGACAATATAAGTTTCTAAGCATTGCTTTGGCGACCGTTATAAATACACAATATAGTATTAATTTATGGCATTGCAGAACTAGGATTAATACAGTACTAAAGTGGAGTGCCGTTTATCCGGGTACCAAAAACAGATATGGCATCAGAATGATGTCTACCCAAGGAGAAATACTTAGTGCATGTGGTGAAAGTGCTCATAAGTTTTGTGAAGAGTTAGAGGAAATTCTAAGCAGAGAAGAGTTGGGTTTAGATCAGGTGTACAATGTAGAGGATTCAGGGCTAAACTGGAAATGTCTTTCAAAATACAGATTAGTAGGTGGCAAAGAAAAATTTGCGTATGGGTTTAAAGCTTCAAAGGAGCGTGTCACCGTAATGTGTTGCTCAAATGCTACCGGAACCCATAAGTTAAAATTGCTAGTGATCGGAAAATCTAAAAACCCTAGAGCTTTTAGATACATTAATATAAGCGATTTACCGGTTCATTATCATAGCCAAGAAAGTGCATTATGGATGActaaagaaatatttctcaaTTGGTTTAAAGACGTATGGGCACCAGAGGTTGCATCCTTTTTAGCATCTAAAGGTCTACCCCGAGAAGCACTTTTGATATTAGACAATAGCACCTTCACATCCTAACGAATCAATTCTGACGATGCATAACAGTATGATGAAGGCAAATTTTCTACCTCCAAACGTAACGAGCCTAATCCAACCTATGGATCAAGGAGTGATATGCCTGTTAAAACGTTTTCATAGAGAATCTATTCTCAAAAACCTTTTAGATCAGGACAACTAAGTATTAGAGTTCTGGAAAAAATGACCATATTTTCTGGCCTGTTGATGCCATATTTTCATTGCCAGGCTTGACGGACGCCGTCCTTTCTCAAACTATTTCGAGTTTACATGGAGTCCCTAGTGGACGATTGCTCGCCTTGGTGAACGCTGAGTTTCTGAAGGAGACTCTCGGCGTAATGGAGGCcgctgtttgaggagatcAAACTCCTTAAGCAACAAAAGGCTAGACCCACTGTACTGTCCTCAGAGGAGACTCAGACAGTAGCGGGAAGCCAGCCTTCAGAGTGTTTGCAGTGGCAGACACATGGGCGGATGATTCAGCAACAGCAGAgacatcagcagcagcgagtGCGTGCAACTGGACCACAAAAATCCCAGAAGTCAGACCGTAAGACCAGGCGACTGAAGTCTGATGTCATTGAGGTCGTACCTCAGGACggcaaaagctggcttgaggTGTATACTAAACTTCACCGCGCTCTAAGCAACGACGAAAGTTGCAAAGATATTGCGCATCAGGTGAAAATGGGGAAGCGCACGCGCACCAACAATCTTCGGCTGCCTCTCAGTCGGTCGGCCAATGCCGAGGATGTGCGCTCCCGTATTCAGGGTCTGCTAAGCGAGGAAGGTGTCGCTAGGGTTATTACCGACATGGCCGAGATGCTAGTAAGCCATGTAGACCCAACGGCCACTGAAGAGGAGTTACGAGCGGCCATCGACGAAGCGCTTAGCGTAAGCTCTGGCATCACCAAGTTTAACATGTGGGAACTGTCGGATGGAACGAAAAGAGCCCCTGTGCGGCTCCCAGCGAAGCGAGTCAGAATGCTAA
The Anopheles moucheti chromosome 2, idAnoMoucSN_F20_07, whole genome shotgun sequence genome window above contains:
- the LOC128301587 gene encoding ribosomal RNA-processing protein 8, giving the protein MSKLFKDCEWEDKLPTIGTNFRFSKNWKAKKQKKDKSRSQTQNLESETPHKVKNEIIKPTGWSVLLKSNKLQGAKRKAEDNVAANGSKIPSKQLKANETVKTNGTAKQEDKPSKDCSNGINQRAKFNSKEQKTPSKHASENGKTLKDKLTDRLKGSRFRFINEQLYKMPGEEAKKLFHEDPASFDAYHEGYRQQVEQWPMNPLTRMIKCILKLPKNMIIADFGCGEAKLAASVPHKVYSLDLVANNSSVIACDMAKTPLEGNFVNVVIFCLSLMGTNLADFFLEANRVLKDGGIMKIAEVSSRFENVNMFISNVKKCGFALENKDLKHSLFYFFNFKKERTVLKGSTNIKQFSLKPCLYKKR
- the LOC128297046 gene encoding death-associated inhibitor of apoptosis 2-like — translated: MGSETAGQGIQQVELPFMPEYASLDTRIRSFRNWNYGHIQDSKRLSEAGFYYAGVEDEVRCFHCDGGLRDWLVTDDPWHEHARCFAGCNFLQLVLGQAYISEVLVNGAAVIANGGTQQGPHTGNAVTNSMPRATHGQQERQYTACADVSNELTHRLREENNRLKEERECKICLTREVGVVFCPCGHLVSCVQCAPAIYNCPVCRALITGRIRTYLA
- the LOC128301580 gene encoding splicing factor 3A subunit 1 → MAEVQNNGTEKEVDVEKPTPTLSGPIVGIIYPPPEVRNIVDKTASFVARNGPEFESRIRQNELGNPKFNFLSPGDPYHAYYQHKVQEIREGRTDNSSTGPGAASGGLQKAQVPSATQQKQQELLKAVTEQQFVPKDPPPEFEFIADPPSISALDLDIVKLTAQFVARNGRLFLTNLMNREQRNCQFDFLRPQHSLFQYFTKLLEQYTKILVPPKDLMNKLKVESAPGRSSMNVVLEQVKYRANWMKHQEMQSRREEEKVERERIAYAQIDWHDFVVVEVVDYQPYESGNFPPPTTPDEVGARVLMEERMNEEDHDIEMQIESDNDDSDDEPHRGGTEGNGQVKLSQMENLVGKQQKDNTQVQDMDESSTSGDEDGERTKSLPTPVAPPTHDKVIVKKYDPKQSQKVQKPVPAAADDYLISPITGEKIPAAKVAEHMRIGLLDPRWVEQRDKHIEKVAQENVYAPGAAIEASLKQLAERRTDIFGVGDEEAAIGKKLGEEEPRKDDRVTWDGHTSSVEAATRAARANITLEAQIHQIHKVKGLIPDEEKEKIGPKPIPGTMSAPSKSNQQHQQQQQQHQHQQQQHHQQQQHHQQQQHHQQQQHHQHQHHHHHHQQQHQHQQQQNPQLASQAQLAQMQSQKGMPQMPPHPIPPPVPPMMMMAMGPPPFAVGTYVPPLAPHAAPQMPTAGGAPVLPDAQQQQLVGHDIAPAMDEPPSKKSRTEDNLIEESVFLQRHNAAGPITVQVQCPNMTEKNDWKLNGQILSLSINLTDTVSSIKAKVQTETGMPPAKQKIFYDGMFFKDNNTIAYYNLQNGVTVALQLKERGGRKK